The nucleotide sequence CGGCGGACACGGGCGCACGTTCCTGGAACGATTCGTCGTCACCGAAGAACTGCTGGCCGCCGGTGCACCCGTGGCCGCCCATTGGATAGCCGACCGTCAAATCGTGCCGTCACTGCTCAAGTACGGGACCGAACTGCAGAAGTCGCACTTCCTGCCTCGGATTGTGCGCGGTGAGTGCTTTTTCGGCATCGGCATGAGCGAGCCCGATTCCGGTTCCGATCTGGCCAGCGTGCGGACCCGGGCGGTACGCGGCGAGGGCGGTTGGCTGTTGTCGGGCACAAAGGTATGGACCTCGGGGGCACACCGCGCCCACGCGTTCATCGTGCTCGCGCGCACCGCGCCGGCGGACCCCGACCACAGGCATGCCGGGCTAAGTCAATTCATCGTCGACCTACGCGGGCCGGGGGTCCAGACCCGGCCGATCATCTCCATGAATGGCGCCCACCACTTCAACGAGGTGATCCTCGACAACGCCCATGTACCCGACGAGATGGTGTTCGGGGCAATCGGCAACGGCTGGACGCAGGTGACATCGGAACTCAGCTTCGAGCGCAGCGGACCAGAGCGCTTCCTGTCCACCTTCGTATTGCTGGCTGCTACCGCCGAAAGCATTGCCGAGCAACGCTTTACCCGCGACCAGCAGCTCGGGCGGCTGGTGGCGCGCATCGCCGGCCTGCACCAGATGTCCGCCGCGGTGGCTGGCGCACTCGAGCGCAACGATCCCGCCGACCTACCTGCGGCGGTGGTCAAGGTGCTGGGCACCAGCACCGAGGGCGACATCGCCGAACTCGCCGACCTGGCCGACTCGACCGACCTGGCCGACTCGGGCGCCCCGCACCGCCCGCGCGATCCCGAGTTCGCCGCCCTGGTCACCGCGGCGCTGGACCAGCGGCCGGGCTTCACCCTGCGTGGCGGAACCAACGAAGTGCTGCGCGGTGTCATCGCGCGTGGGTTGGGACTGCGATGAGCGCCACCGTGCACACCGTCGACCCCGCCCTGGTGGACATGATGGAGGCGGTCTTCGCCCAGTACCGCACGTCGCATCCCCCCACCGAGGCAAGCCGGCGCGATCCGGCGCTGTGGCAGCGACTCGAGCAGCTTGGCCTGGCCCGTCTCACCGGTGCGGAAGACAGCGGCGGCAGCGGGGCCAGCTGGTATGAGGCGGCCGAGTTGCTAGCTGCGGCGGTACGCAACGCGGTGCGAATTCCGTTGGCCGAACATGATCTGTTGGCTTGCTGGTTGCTCGATGCGCATGACATGGGCGCCGACGCCGCGGTAAGAACGGTGTGTCTACTCGACGCCGATGGGGTCGCTACCGAGGTTCCATGGGCCTCTCACGCCGACCGCATCGTGGTGATCAGGCAATCGGCTGGCGAATACCACCTTGCCGACGTCGATGCGCAGACACTCACTATCACTCACGGCGCCAACATGATCGGCGAACCGCGCAACACGGTCCGTGCCGACCATCTCGACCTTCGGGGTGTGCCCACCACCGGAGCCATGGTTTCAACGCTGAAGTTCAAGTCGGCACTGGTGCGGGCGATCCAGGTCTGCGCGGCGCTCGACCAGATTCTGCATCTGTCGGTCGAGCACGTGAGCTCACGCGTCCAGTTCGGCCGTCCGCTGGCCAAGTTCCAGGCGGTACAGAATCTGATCGCCGACATCGCCGCCGAGACCGCGCTGGCCAGGGCGGCGACCGAGGCCGCACTCACCAAGGCCGTCGCCAGTCAATGGTCGGCGCAGAACTTGGACTTTCTTGTCGCGGTTGCCCGCTCGTGCGTGGGCCACGCCGTCTCGGTCGTGGTGCGCAACGCCCACCAGGTGCATGGCGCCATCGGCACCACCGAAGAGCACCGGCTGCACGAATTCACGCGCGCGGCATTGGCTTGGCGTTCGGAGTTCGGCTCGGTCCACTATTGGGACGAGCAGGTGACCAAGGCCGCACTGCACGCGGGCGGCTCCGGGTTGTGGGGTCTGATCACCGGGTAGCCGGGCCGGAGCGCTACCGCACCACAACGGTGCTCGGTGTTCGCGGTGCACCCAACATGTGCCGGTGCGACGGAGGGTGGCGTCCGCCCTCGTCGGTGATGCCGTAGCGCTCGGCAAGCTCGGCGCCGATCACGGTTTGTCCGCTCAGCTCGCCCAGAGCGGGATCCCGATACAGTGCATCGATCAAATAGCCGGTGAATTCCGGGGTTTCGGCATGCTCAGCGGTCTTGGCGAGCGCGCGCTGACCGTCTGGGTGTTGCCCGAATGCGCCACGCAGCTTCTCGGTCAGCAGGATGCCCATCCAGATCGACACCGTTGCGACGCCGGTGTCATGAAAGTCCACCGCCATGTCGGCGGCCATCTTGTCGATACCGGCCTTCTGCGCCCCGTACGCCGGGCCGTGCATGTAACACACCGACCCCGGTGACGAGGTGAAGGCGATCAGGCCGCGGCCGCCGGCCACCAGAAGCGGTGCGGCATACCAGGATGCGACATAGGAGGACCGCAGACCGACATCCAGTACGTCGGCCATCGCAAGCGGCTTCTCCCAGAACGGCTTGGGGTCGACCAAGTCATCGGAGATCGCCGCGGCATTGTTGACCAGCAGATCAAGGCGGCCCGATTCCTGCTGCACCCGCTCAAACAGCGCGGCGGTGGCCGTGTCATCGCGATGGTCGACCCGGACCGCGACTCCCCCGGGCGGCGCGTCGACGACGCTGCGGCTCGTCGCATACACCCGCCAGCCCCGCGCGGCCAGAGCCGCCGCGACACCACGCCCGGCCCCACGGCTCGCCCCGGTCACCACCGCAACCAACGCCGCGTCACTCATCACGGTCCCGAATCTTCACTGAATCACACACTGGAACAACATTTTTCAGTCTAGGACTGACCTGCATCCAGCAC is from Mycobacterium marinum and encodes:
- a CDS encoding acyl-CoA dehydrogenase family protein, whose translation is MALPRLVPPAGALDSPRADVLRGEVRAFLAEQSAAGGFTPSVDAWLSAWDEDFTAALADRGWLGMTVPVEYGGHGRTFLERFVVTEELLAAGAPVAAHWIADRQIVPSLLKYGTELQKSHFLPRIVRGECFFGIGMSEPDSGSDLASVRTRAVRGEGGWLLSGTKVWTSGAHRAHAFIVLARTAPADPDHRHAGLSQFIVDLRGPGVQTRPIISMNGAHHFNEVILDNAHVPDEMVFGAIGNGWTQVTSELSFERSGPERFLSTFVLLAATAESIAEQRFTRDQQLGRLVARIAGLHQMSAAVAGALERNDPADLPAAVVKVLGTSTEGDIAELADLADSTDLADSGAPHRPRDPEFAALVTAALDQRPGFTLRGGTNEVLRGVIARGLGLR
- a CDS encoding acyl-CoA dehydrogenase family protein gives rise to the protein MSATVHTVDPALVDMMEAVFAQYRTSHPPTEASRRDPALWQRLEQLGLARLTGAEDSGGSGASWYEAAELLAAAVRNAVRIPLAEHDLLACWLLDAHDMGADAAVRTVCLLDADGVATEVPWASHADRIVVIRQSAGEYHLADVDAQTLTITHGANMIGEPRNTVRADHLDLRGVPTTGAMVSTLKFKSALVRAIQVCAALDQILHLSVEHVSSRVQFGRPLAKFQAVQNLIADIAAETALARAATEAALTKAVASQWSAQNLDFLVAVARSCVGHAVSVVVRNAHQVHGAIGTTEEHRLHEFTRAALAWRSEFGSVHYWDEQVTKAALHAGGSGLWGLITG
- a CDS encoding SDR family NAD(P)-dependent oxidoreductase, with product MSDAALVAVVTGASRGAGRGVAAALAARGWRVYATSRSVVDAPPGGVAVRVDHRDDTATAALFERVQQESGRLDLLVNNAAAISDDLVDPKPFWEKPLAMADVLDVGLRSSYVASWYAAPLLVAGGRGLIAFTSSPGSVCYMHGPAYGAQKAGIDKMAADMAVDFHDTGVATVSIWMGILLTEKLRGAFGQHPDGQRALAKTAEHAETPEFTGYLIDALYRDPALGELSGQTVIGAELAERYGITDEGGRHPPSHRHMLGAPRTPSTVVVR